From a single Paraburkholderia sp. FT54 genomic region:
- the mctP gene encoding monocarboxylate uptake permease MctP → MSDTNPVNPVAMTVFIAFFVLVTVIGFFAARWKRGDLTQLHEWGLGGRQFGTIISWFLVGGDFYTAYTVIAVPALVYSVGAYGFFALPYTIIVYPFVFAVMPKLWKVAHAKNHITAADYVQGEYGGKWFPAAVAITGIVATMPYIALQLVGMQVVIKGLGVTGEMPLIVAFVILALYTYASGLRAPAMIAFVKDIMIYIVVIAAVWLIPAKLGGYAHVFDAADTYFKAKGGATGIILKPTQFTAYASLALGSALAAFMYPHTMTAVLSSSSANTVRKNAIFLPAYTLLLGLIALLGYMAIAAGVHVKSASDMVPALFNTLFPSWFVGFAAAAIAISALVPAAIMSIGAANLFTRNLWRPLVSPNISPEGEASTAKIVSLVVKFGALLFIVFLPTQYAIDLQLLGGVWILQIFPAIVFSLYTRRLNTPGLFMGWLAGIVLGTGLAISQGLKPVFALHFGDAVYPVYIGLIALVVNIAVSFAVSVLSPRRVVAAA, encoded by the coding sequence ATGAGCGATACGAATCCTGTCAATCCGGTTGCGATGACCGTCTTTATCGCGTTCTTCGTTCTCGTCACCGTGATCGGTTTCTTTGCCGCGCGCTGGAAACGGGGTGACCTGACGCAATTGCACGAGTGGGGCCTCGGCGGCCGCCAGTTCGGCACGATCATTTCGTGGTTCCTCGTGGGCGGTGACTTCTATACCGCCTATACGGTGATCGCGGTGCCCGCGCTGGTTTATTCGGTGGGCGCGTACGGCTTCTTTGCGTTGCCGTATACGATCATCGTCTATCCGTTCGTGTTCGCGGTGATGCCGAAACTGTGGAAGGTCGCGCACGCGAAAAACCACATCACGGCAGCAGATTACGTGCAAGGCGAGTACGGCGGCAAGTGGTTCCCGGCGGCGGTCGCGATCACCGGCATTGTCGCGACCATGCCGTATATCGCGCTGCAACTGGTGGGCATGCAGGTCGTGATCAAGGGGCTCGGCGTGACCGGCGAAATGCCGCTGATCGTCGCCTTCGTGATTCTCGCGCTGTACACGTATGCGAGCGGCCTGCGCGCGCCGGCGATGATCGCGTTCGTGAAGGACATCATGATCTACATCGTCGTGATCGCGGCGGTGTGGCTGATTCCGGCCAAGCTCGGCGGCTACGCGCATGTGTTCGACGCGGCCGATACGTACTTCAAGGCCAAGGGCGGCGCGACCGGCATCATTCTGAAGCCGACGCAATTCACCGCGTATGCGTCGCTGGCTTTGGGCTCGGCGCTGGCGGCGTTCATGTATCCGCATACGATGACGGCGGTGCTGTCGTCCTCGTCGGCGAATACGGTGCGCAAGAACGCGATTTTCCTGCCGGCGTACACGCTGCTGCTGGGTCTGATCGCGTTGCTCGGCTACATGGCGATTGCGGCCGGCGTGCACGTGAAGTCGGCTTCGGACATGGTGCCGGCGCTGTTCAACACGCTGTTCCCGTCGTGGTTCGTCGGGTTCGCGGCGGCGGCGATTGCGATCAGCGCGCTGGTGCCCGCGGCGATCATGTCGATCGGCGCGGCCAATCTGTTCACGCGCAATTTGTGGCGTCCGCTCGTTTCGCCGAATATCTCGCCTGAAGGCGAGGCTTCCACGGCGAAGATCGTCTCGCTCGTCGTGAAGTTCGGTGCGCTGCTGTTCATCGTGTTCCTGCCGACGCAATACGCGATCGACCTGCAACTGCTGGGCGGCGTGTGGATTCTGCAGATCTTCCCGGCGATCGTGTTCTCGTTGTACACGCGTCGTTTGAATACGCCGGGCCTGTTCATGGGCTGGCTGGCCGGGATCGTGCTCGGAACCGGACTGGCGATTTCGCAAGGCCTCAAGCCGGTGTTCGCCCTGCATTTCGGCGATGCGGTCTATCCGGTGTATATCGGTCTGATCGCGCTGGTGGTCAATATCGCCGTGAGTTTCGCGGTGTCGGTTCTGTCGCCGCGCAGGGTGGTGGCTGCGGCCTGA
- a CDS encoding FAD-binding oxidoreductase has protein sequence MKFDTVVLGAGIVGVCVAVHLQKRGRQVALVDRKLPGNETSFGNAGLIQREGVYPYAFPRGLGTLLRYGLNQSPDVRYHADAILKTAPFLWQYWRNSHPARHAAIAKSYATLIEHCVSEHRALAADAGASALLRPIGWMKVFRTKAARDAETRLAEQWHREYEVEFEALDAARLQQMEPDLDRTLLGGLRYPASDSVSDPNALVTAYARHFEALGGRFFIGDADTLRDGWQVDTEAGTIAASSAVVALGPWSDRASTRLGYRLPLAVKRGYHMHYEPQGTARLNHPVLDAEGGYLLAPMARGIRLTTGAEIADLDAPKTPTQLAAVEPVARTLFPLGKRLDDEPWMGRRPCTPDMMPIIGPATKHAGLWFAFGHAHHGLTLGPITGRLIAEMMTGEATIVDPRPFNVERF, from the coding sequence ATGAAATTCGATACCGTTGTGCTCGGGGCAGGCATTGTCGGCGTGTGCGTCGCCGTGCATCTGCAGAAACGCGGCCGCCAGGTGGCGCTGGTCGATCGCAAGCTGCCGGGTAACGAGACCTCGTTCGGCAATGCCGGGCTGATCCAGCGCGAAGGCGTTTATCCCTACGCGTTTCCTCGTGGGCTCGGCACGTTGCTGCGCTACGGGCTCAATCAGTCGCCGGACGTTCGCTACCATGCCGATGCGATCCTCAAGACAGCGCCGTTTCTGTGGCAATACTGGCGCAACTCTCATCCGGCGCGACACGCCGCCATTGCGAAGTCGTACGCGACGCTGATCGAGCATTGCGTGAGCGAGCACCGCGCGCTCGCCGCCGATGCCGGCGCAAGCGCGCTTTTGCGCCCGATCGGCTGGATGAAGGTGTTTCGCACCAAAGCGGCTCGCGACGCAGAAACCCGGCTCGCCGAACAGTGGCATCGGGAATACGAGGTCGAGTTCGAAGCGCTCGACGCCGCCCGCCTGCAACAGATGGAACCCGATCTCGACAGAACTCTGCTGGGCGGTCTGCGCTATCCGGCATCCGATTCCGTGAGCGACCCGAACGCGCTCGTCACCGCATATGCCAGACATTTCGAAGCACTGGGCGGACGGTTTTTTATCGGCGACGCGGACACGCTTCGCGATGGCTGGCAGGTCGATACGGAAGCGGGAACGATTGCGGCTTCATCCGCGGTGGTCGCATTGGGGCCGTGGTCGGATCGCGCGAGTACGCGATTGGGTTACCGCTTGCCTCTTGCCGTCAAACGCGGATACCACATGCACTACGAGCCACAAGGAACGGCGCGTCTGAATCATCCCGTGCTCGACGCGGAGGGCGGCTACCTGCTGGCGCCGATGGCGCGCGGCATCCGCTTGACGACGGGCGCGGAAATCGCGGACCTCGACGCACCCAAGACACCGACGCAACTCGCCGCCGTCGAGCCGGTTGCCCGCACGCTGTTTCCCTTGGGCAAGCGTCTGGATGACGAACCCTGGATGGGCCGGCGTCCTTGTACACCGGACATGATGCCGATCATCGGCCCCGCGACAAAACACGCGGGCTTGTGGTTCGCGTTCGGCCATGCGCATCATGGGCTCACACTGGGTCCGATAACCGGACGTCTGATCGCCGAGATGATGACGGGCGAAGCAACGATAGTGGACCCGCGGCCGTTCAACGTGGAGCGGTTCTGA
- a CDS encoding DUF3348 domain-containing protein: protein MLQASQRTALSGPALIRLLARLADVDVPESRQSLSDRLSQWLGWTDAIALSSALNGNPPGVAGGAGVRVFGSAEESEYVRARSSLAKTITGDSVFAAHRRRGSAHASSQSAPPEPAADYAVFRQRYLSIQQSMEMGIGNLRGRLRGMLAARTPDMARLAVVDAVMERALSERERNLLASVPALLAGHFERLRVAEQATLAAAEAAGDTAGAAASNAAALTPGAWVNVFRKDMQSVLLAELDIRLQPVEGLLAALRAS, encoded by the coding sequence ATGTTGCAAGCCTCCCAGCGCACCGCCCTCAGCGGCCCGGCGCTCATTCGCCTACTGGCTCGCCTCGCGGACGTCGATGTTCCCGAATCCAGGCAATCGCTCTCGGACCGGCTCAGCCAATGGCTCGGCTGGACCGACGCCATTGCGCTGTCCTCGGCACTGAACGGCAATCCGCCCGGCGTCGCCGGCGGCGCCGGTGTACGCGTGTTCGGCAGCGCCGAAGAGTCGGAGTACGTCCGCGCGCGCAGTTCGCTGGCGAAGACCATCACGGGCGACAGCGTGTTTGCGGCCCACCGGCGTCGCGGGTCGGCGCATGCGTCGTCCCAGAGTGCGCCGCCGGAGCCGGCAGCCGATTACGCGGTTTTTCGCCAGCGCTATCTCTCCATCCAGCAGTCGATGGAAATGGGGATCGGCAATCTGCGTGGCCGCCTGCGCGGCATGCTGGCCGCCAGAACACCCGACATGGCGCGGCTCGCGGTGGTCGACGCGGTGATGGAGCGCGCGCTGAGCGAGCGCGAGCGCAATCTGCTGGCGTCGGTGCCCGCGTTGCTCGCTGGGCACTTCGAGCGCTTGCGCGTGGCCGAGCAGGCGACGCTCGCCGCCGCCGAGGCCGCGGGCGACACCGCAGGCGCTGCTGCAAGCAACGCAGCGGCGCTCACGCCCGGCGCATGGGTGAACGTGTTCCGCAAGGACATGCAAAGCGTATTGCTTGCCGAACTGGATATTCGTTTACAACCGGTCGAAGGGCTGCTCGCCGCCCTTCGCGCCAGCTAA
- a CDS encoding DUF802 domain-containing protein, which produces MSRYRIDLVVFLAGLAAVCWIAAGYLGSNPLALAVTLSIGVCYVAGALELHRYNQATATLTHAVAGLSGPPPNLGAWLEPLHPSLRNAVRLRVEGERVALPGPALTPYLVGLLVLLGMLGTLLGMVVTLRGTGMALESATDLQAIRASLAAPVKGLGFAFGTSIAGVATSAMLGLLSALCRRERLQAAQMLDVKIATTLRIYSQSHQRDEAFRLLQRQAEVMPTLVDRLQTMMAAIEQQSLALNERQIASQEAFHGRAEAAYTRLASSVEQSLKESVADSTRAAGAALQPVMQATMAGLARETTALHDTVTHAVQRQLDGLSSGFETASTTVADIWNRALAGHQRASEELTQHLRASLDRFTDTFEQRSAGLLDGVSARLESTAGSVSIAWNEALARQESVGEKLAASNQQALAAAAATFEQHAASLLSGVGQSHADLQTELASKDEQRLAIWTEAFGAMAATLSKEWEQSGAQTASRQQEICATLAQTARDIAAQTQTHASNTIAEIDRLVQAAAQAPKAAANLQAELASRDQQRLAAWTEALGAMATTLSQKWEQAGAHTASRQQEICETLAQTARDITAQTQAHASDTIAEIGRLVQAASEAPKAAAEVVAELRQKLSDSMVRDTAMLQERSRLLETLETLLDAVNHASTEQRTAVDALVATSADLLERVGTRFTDKIELETGKLGSVAAQVTGSAVEVASLGEAFGTAVQVFGESNDKLVAHLQRIETALDKSLARSDEQLAYYVAQAREVIDLSVMSQKQIVEDLQQLASRRASAGAEAA; this is translated from the coding sequence ATGTCCAGATATCGTATTGATCTCGTTGTGTTTTTGGCAGGTCTGGCGGCCGTGTGCTGGATCGCCGCCGGCTACCTCGGTTCGAACCCGCTGGCGTTGGCTGTCACCTTATCGATCGGCGTCTGCTACGTGGCGGGCGCGCTCGAATTGCACCGCTACAACCAGGCCACCGCCACGCTCACGCACGCCGTCGCGGGGCTGTCCGGGCCGCCGCCGAACCTCGGCGCATGGCTCGAGCCCTTGCATCCGAGCCTGCGCAACGCGGTGCGCCTGCGCGTCGAAGGCGAGCGGGTGGCCTTGCCTGGCCCGGCGTTGACGCCTTACCTGGTCGGCTTGCTGGTGCTGCTGGGCATGCTCGGCACGCTGCTCGGCATGGTGGTGACCTTGCGCGGCACCGGCATGGCGCTGGAAAGCGCGACCGACCTGCAGGCGATCCGTGCCTCGCTGGCCGCGCCGGTCAAGGGTTTGGGCTTTGCGTTCGGCACCTCGATTGCGGGCGTGGCGACCTCCGCCATGCTGGGGCTGCTGTCCGCGCTGTGCCGGCGCGAGCGCCTGCAGGCGGCGCAGATGCTCGACGTGAAGATCGCGACGACCTTGCGCATCTACTCGCAGAGTCATCAGCGCGACGAGGCGTTCAGGCTTCTGCAACGTCAGGCCGAGGTGATGCCCACGCTGGTCGACCGGCTGCAGACGATGATGGCGGCCATCGAACAACAGAGCCTCGCCTTGAACGAGCGGCAGATAGCCAGTCAGGAGGCATTCCACGGCAGGGCCGAGGCCGCTTACACGCGCCTCGCCAGTTCAGTCGAGCAGTCGTTGAAGGAGAGCGTGGCGGACAGCACGCGGGCCGCCGGCGCGGCGCTGCAGCCGGTCATGCAAGCGACGATGGCCGGCCTCGCGCGCGAGACGACGGCGTTGCACGACACCGTCACGCACGCCGTGCAGCGGCAACTGGACGGACTCTCGAGCGGCTTCGAGACGGCCAGCACGACCGTAGCGGACATCTGGAACAGGGCATTGGCGGGACATCAGCGTGCGAGCGAGGAACTGACGCAGCATCTGCGCGCCTCGCTGGATCGCTTCACCGACACTTTCGAGCAGCGCTCGGCCGGTTTGCTGGACGGCGTCTCCGCACGGCTGGAAAGCACGGCGGGCAGCGTGTCGATCGCCTGGAACGAGGCGCTGGCGCGCCAGGAAAGTGTCGGCGAGAAGCTCGCGGCGAGCAACCAGCAGGCCCTGGCGGCGGCCGCCGCGACTTTCGAGCAGCACGCGGCGTCTTTGCTGAGCGGCGTGGGACAGTCGCACGCGGACTTGCAGACCGAGTTGGCCTCGAAGGACGAACAGCGGCTTGCGATCTGGACCGAAGCATTCGGTGCGATGGCGGCGACCTTGAGCAAGGAATGGGAGCAGTCGGGCGCGCAAACCGCGAGCCGTCAGCAGGAAATCTGCGCGACGCTGGCGCAAACCGCGCGCGACATTGCGGCCCAAACACAGACCCACGCGAGCAACACGATTGCCGAAATCGACCGGCTCGTGCAAGCCGCAGCTCAAGCGCCGAAGGCCGCGGCGAACCTGCAAGCCGAATTGGCCTCGCGGGATCAGCAGCGTCTGGCAGCGTGGACCGAAGCGCTTGGCGCCATGGCCACAACGCTGAGCCAGAAGTGGGAACAGGCGGGTGCACACACCGCGAGCCGTCAGCAGGAAATCTGCGAGACGCTGGCGCAAACCGCGCGCGACATCACGGCCCAGACGCAGGCCCACGCCAGCGACACGATCGCCGAAATCGGCCGGCTCGTGCAGGCGGCCTCGGAAGCCCCCAAGGCCGCGGCCGAAGTCGTTGCCGAACTGCGCCAGAAGCTCTCCGACAGCATGGTCCGCGATACCGCGATGCTGCAGGAGCGCAGCCGCTTGCTGGAAACGCTCGAAACCCTGCTCGACGCCGTCAATCATGCGTCCACCGAGCAGCGCACTGCCGTCGACGCGCTCGTCGCCACCTCGGCGGATTTGCTGGAGCGCGTGGGCACGCGCTTCACCGACAAGATCGAACTCGAAACCGGCAAGCTGGGCTCGGTGGCCGCGCAGGTCACCGGCAGCGCCGTCGAAGTGGCGAGCCTCGGCGAAGCGTTCGGCACCGCCGTGCAAGTGTTCGGCGAGTCCAACGACAAGCTGGTCGCGCACCTTCAGCGTATCGAAACCGCGCTCGACAAATCGCTCGCGCGCAGCGACGAACAGCTTGCGTACTACGTGGCGCAGGCGCGGGAAGTCATCGACCTGAGCGTGATGTCGCAGAAGCAGATCGTCGAAGACCTGCAGCAGCTCGCCAGCCGGCGTGCGTCAGCCGGAGCTGAAGCGGCATGA
- a CDS encoding OmpA family protein: protein MSEDIDGGVEQVAPIWPVFGDLMSVLLGAFVLILVGVIGVQLELSSKLEQEVKQRQLETQRRKTLEQALAGPLAAGRVTLVNGRIGISGNVLFALNSDQLQPQGRDLLKSLAGPLSAYLGANDEILMVSGFTDDQRLREGNRRFADNWELSAQRALTVTRALIDNGVPAASLFAAAFGSGQPVSPNADEQGRAKNRRVEIAPVPRPSTVTVKPRE from the coding sequence ATGAGTGAGGACATCGACGGCGGCGTGGAGCAGGTCGCGCCGATCTGGCCGGTTTTCGGCGACCTGATGTCGGTGCTGCTGGGCGCCTTCGTCCTGATACTCGTGGGCGTGATCGGCGTGCAGCTGGAGCTTTCGAGCAAGCTGGAGCAGGAGGTCAAGCAGCGTCAGCTCGAAACGCAGCGGCGCAAGACGCTGGAACAGGCGCTGGCCGGCCCGCTCGCCGCTGGGCGCGTGACGCTGGTGAATGGGCGCATCGGTATCAGCGGCAATGTGCTGTTTGCGCTGAACTCGGATCAGTTGCAGCCGCAAGGGCGGGATCTGCTGAAGAGTCTGGCCGGGCCGTTGTCCGCGTATCTCGGCGCCAATGACGAGATTCTGATGGTGAGCGGCTTTACCGACGACCAACGTCTGCGCGAAGGCAACCGTCGTTTCGCCGACAACTGGGAGCTGTCGGCGCAGCGCGCGCTGACGGTGACGCGCGCGCTGATCGACAACGGCGTGCCCGCCGCGTCGCTCTTTGCGGCTGCGTTCGGGTCCGGGCAACCCGTGAGTCCCAATGCGGACGAGCAGGGACGCGCGAAAAACCGGCGCGTGGAAATTGCGCCGGTCCCGCGGCCGTCGACTGTAACGGTGAAGCCTCGTGAGTAG
- a CDS encoding DUF2894 domain-containing protein, with protein MSSGGESDPANVARTTLDAWRERGADRLDPVRFHFIDALERRAAVHSGETRRILDERLAGLLEDYAGRIERGASSADDARVHADEEPAAHATLRSLVDSIASQDHVPVATGLPRADAYPELPALDYFREVWSKVRTEKQLRQSLEQVPGNAGPLNSSSLVHRALSLMREVSPGYLKQFLSYVDALSWMEQMNGGAAPAGKDAPRAGSAGKGARGKAR; from the coding sequence GTGAGTAGCGGCGGCGAGAGCGATCCGGCAAACGTAGCCCGCACGACGCTCGACGCGTGGCGCGAGCGCGGCGCCGATCGTCTGGATCCGGTCCGCTTCCATTTCATCGACGCGCTGGAGCGGCGCGCGGCCGTCCACAGCGGCGAAACGCGACGGATTCTGGACGAGAGGCTAGCTGGGCTGCTCGAAGACTACGCGGGGCGTATCGAACGGGGTGCGTCTTCGGCTGACGACGCGCGTGTCCATGCTGACGAAGAGCCCGCCGCGCATGCAACGCTCAGGAGCCTCGTCGACTCTATCGCGAGCCAGGATCATGTGCCTGTGGCGACAGGTTTGCCGCGCGCCGACGCGTATCCCGAACTGCCCGCGCTCGATTACTTCAGGGAAGTCTGGTCGAAAGTCCGCACCGAGAAGCAACTGCGGCAGTCGCTGGAGCAAGTGCCGGGGAACGCCGGTCCGCTCAATTCGAGCAGCCTCGTGCACCGGGCGCTCTCGCTCATGCGCGAAGTTTCGCCGGGCTACCTCAAGCAGTTTCTGTCCTACGTCGACGCCTTGTCGTGGATGGAACAGATGAACGGCGGCGCCGCGCCCGCGGGTAAGGATGCGCCGCGCGCCGGCAGCGCCGGCAAGGGTGCTCGCGGTAAAGCACGCTAG
- a CDS encoding zf-TFIIB domain-containing protein yields MKCPVCKTTDLLMTERRSIEIDYCPDCRGVWLDRGELDKLIAQDAANSDAPPAPRASRDGHRERDHSYDGHRGYDDHRTGYRTQKKKRSIFDVFDFD; encoded by the coding sequence ATGAAATGCCCTGTTTGCAAGACCACTGATCTGCTGATGACCGAGCGCCGCTCGATCGAAATCGACTACTGTCCCGACTGCCGGGGCGTGTGGCTCGATCGCGGTGAACTCGACAAGCTGATTGCGCAGGACGCGGCCAATTCCGACGCACCGCCCGCCCCCCGCGCAAGCCGCGACGGGCACCGGGAGCGTGACCATTCGTACGACGGCCACCGTGGGTACGACGATCATCGAACGGGCTACCGGACGCAGAAGAAAAAACGCTCGATTTTCGATGTATTCGATTTCGACTGA
- a CDS encoding TerC family protein, producing the protein MDTLLALVADPAAWAALLTLVVMEIVLGIDNLIFISILSNKLPEAQRARTQRIGIMLALVMRLGLLGTVAWIAQLTAPAVTLFGHAFSWRDLILLGGGLFLVWKATREIHHHVVHAQEEHDKLGSTVQLTVAAAIGQILLLDIVFSVDSIITAVGMTEHTPIMFVAVISAVLVMLFAARPLSRFIDRNPTIVTLALSFLLVIGMTLIAEGFGSHVPKAYIYVAMAFSAFVEAMNMLVRRAKSKRTLSTGQ; encoded by the coding sequence ATGGACACTCTGCTCGCACTCGTTGCCGATCCCGCCGCATGGGCCGCGCTGCTCACGCTGGTCGTGATGGAAATCGTGCTCGGCATCGACAACCTGATTTTCATCTCGATCCTCAGCAACAAGCTGCCGGAAGCGCAACGCGCGCGCACGCAGCGTATCGGCATCATGCTCGCGCTCGTGATGCGGCTCGGCCTGCTCGGCACGGTTGCTTGGATCGCGCAGTTGACCGCGCCTGCCGTCACGCTCTTCGGCCACGCGTTTTCGTGGCGCGACCTGATCCTGCTCGGCGGCGGTCTGTTCCTCGTCTGGAAGGCGACGCGCGAGATTCACCACCACGTGGTCCATGCGCAAGAAGAACACGACAAGCTGGGCAGCACGGTCCAGTTGACCGTGGCGGCCGCGATCGGCCAAATTCTGTTGCTCGATATCGTGTTTTCGGTCGACAGCATCATCACCGCTGTCGGCATGACCGAACACACGCCGATCATGTTCGTCGCGGTAATCAGCGCGGTCCTCGTGATGCTGTTCGCTGCGCGCCCGCTGTCACGCTTCATCGATCGCAACCCGACCATCGTCACGCTCGCGCTCAGCTTCCTGCTCGTGATCGGCATGACGCTGATCGCTGAAGGCTTCGGCTCACACGTGCCGAAGGCCTACATCTACGTGGCGATGGCGTTCTCCGCTTTCGTCGAGGCGATGAACATGCTGGTGCGGCGCGCGAAATCGAAGCGCACGCTCAGCACCGGGCAGTGA
- a CDS encoding LysR family transcriptional regulator, which yields MLNYRHLYYFWIVVKEGGFARAAERLDMAVQTISAQVRELEKSIGRQLLKPAGRGVTMTEAGETAFSRAEQIFQLGEALLDEMREAGSEGVARLAVGLSDGISKLAAHALLAPVLGTPSLRLLCHEGEHAQLLSELALHRLDLVLACQPAPHNADLRVLSQRLAGSPVDWYGPTEIIRKAARARFPQCLADVPVLLPTRHAALRARLDRWFEAQGIRPRIVGEFEDSALMAVFAARGLGVFPLAELGAEDLSLLRGLRWLGRADGVIEEIHAIRSRRGQHHGLASQVVAGAR from the coding sequence ATGCTCAACTACCGTCATCTGTACTATTTCTGGATCGTCGTGAAAGAAGGCGGCTTTGCGCGCGCGGCCGAACGGCTCGACATGGCGGTTCAGACCATCAGCGCGCAGGTGCGTGAGCTGGAGAAATCGATCGGGCGCCAATTGCTGAAACCGGCGGGCCGCGGCGTCACGATGACCGAAGCCGGCGAGACGGCGTTCAGTCGCGCGGAGCAGATTTTTCAGCTCGGCGAGGCGTTGCTCGACGAGATGCGCGAGGCGGGAAGCGAAGGTGTGGCGCGGCTCGCCGTCGGTCTCTCCGACGGCATTTCAAAACTCGCGGCGCACGCATTGCTGGCGCCGGTTCTCGGCACGCCGTCGCTCAGGCTCCTGTGTCATGAGGGCGAGCACGCGCAGTTGCTGTCGGAGCTCGCACTGCATCGGCTCGATCTGGTACTCGCTTGCCAGCCGGCGCCGCACAACGCCGACCTGCGTGTGTTGAGCCAGCGCCTTGCCGGTTCGCCGGTCGATTGGTATGGCCCGACGGAGATCATCCGCAAAGCCGCTCGTGCGCGATTTCCGCAATGCCTCGCGGACGTGCCCGTGCTTCTGCCGACCCGGCACGCCGCCTTGCGCGCACGGCTCGACCGGTGGTTCGAGGCACAGGGCATTCGGCCGCGCATCGTCGGCGAGTTCGAGGACAGCGCACTGATGGCGGTGTTCGCCGCGCGCGGCCTCGGCGTGTTTCCGCTCGCGGAACTTGGCGCAGAGGACCTGTCGCTGCTGCGGGGCCTGCGCTGGCTCGGCCGCGCGGACGGCGTGATCGAGGAAATTCACGCCATTCGGTCCCGTCGCGGGCAACATCATGGTCTCGCTTCTCAGGTGGTGGCCGGCGCGCGCTGA
- a CDS encoding tellurite resistance TerB family protein, translated as MRTYPRNSPQAAARIVALALTADGHVCSSEERVLQRLNIAGELGLAPAQFEQIVQTLCEDHLVAHLSSAPPVGHLDPAMLTTLIDEIDDPELRRKVIRLCVAVAVADDHLADGEISLLAAILNAWGPNLTPVTNRHGLPSRVVRGYQRAPATT; from the coding sequence ATGCGAACCTATCCGCGTAACAGCCCGCAAGCCGCTGCACGCATTGTCGCGCTGGCTCTCACGGCGGACGGCCACGTGTGCAGCTCGGAAGAGCGCGTGCTCCAGAGATTGAACATCGCCGGCGAGCTCGGTCTCGCACCCGCGCAATTCGAGCAGATCGTGCAGACGCTGTGTGAGGACCACCTGGTCGCGCATCTGTCGTCCGCGCCGCCGGTGGGTCATCTCGACCCGGCCATGCTCACGACCTTGATCGACGAGATCGACGATCCTGAGTTGCGCCGCAAGGTCATTCGCTTATGTGTTGCCGTGGCGGTCGCCGACGACCATCTGGCCGATGGCGAAATCAGCCTGCTCGCCGCCATATTGAACGCGTGGGGACCGAACCTGACGCCGGTCACCAACCGTCACGGCCTCCCATCGCGCGTCGTGCGCGGTTATCAGCGCGCGCCGGCCACCACCTGA
- a CDS encoding alpha/beta fold hydrolase, with the protein MSANPPSLRQQIRFCTSSDGVRIAYANSGTGPVIVKAANWLSHIEFDLESPVWSHVVEELSRNHTLVRYDQRGCGLSDRDVADISFEAWLQDLEAVIDASGVERFTLLGISQGASISVAYAVAHPERVKQLILYGGYARGKLKRQAGDAMRDEAETLVKLAELGWGQENPAFRQFFTTQFIPGGTPEQHRWFNELERMTTTPRNAARIMRVFNEIDVVDLLEQVTCPTLVLHASGDARVPFEESRLLAGQIPDARFVPLESENHLLLDTEPAWLRWREEIRNFLSADVAIDPVFATLTPRERDIVELIAGGRDNAQIAARLALSEKTVRNHITSIFAKLEVENRSQAIVLARKAGFDSPAA; encoded by the coding sequence ATGTCCGCCAATCCGCCCAGTCTCCGGCAGCAGATACGTTTCTGTACCAGCAGCGACGGCGTTCGCATCGCCTATGCGAATTCCGGCACGGGTCCAGTGATCGTCAAGGCTGCAAACTGGCTGAGCCATATCGAATTCGATCTCGAGAGCCCTGTCTGGAGTCATGTGGTCGAGGAACTGAGCCGCAATCACACGCTCGTGCGTTATGACCAGCGCGGCTGCGGGTTGTCTGATCGCGACGTCGCGGACATTTCATTCGAAGCCTGGCTGCAGGATCTCGAGGCCGTGATCGACGCGAGCGGCGTCGAACGCTTCACTTTGCTCGGCATATCGCAGGGTGCGTCGATTTCCGTGGCTTATGCGGTGGCGCATCCAGAGCGCGTGAAGCAACTGATACTCTACGGCGGTTATGCGCGCGGCAAGCTCAAGCGGCAGGCGGGCGACGCGATGCGCGACGAGGCCGAGACGCTCGTGAAACTCGCCGAACTCGGCTGGGGGCAGGAGAATCCGGCCTTCCGTCAATTCTTCACGACGCAGTTCATCCCCGGCGGCACACCCGAGCAGCATCGGTGGTTCAACGAACTCGAACGCATGACCACCACGCCGCGCAATGCCGCGCGGATCATGCGGGTTTTCAACGAGATCGACGTGGTCGATCTGCTCGAACAGGTCACGTGCCCGACGCTCGTATTGCACGCGAGCGGCGATGCCCGCGTGCCGTTCGAAGAGAGCCGCCTGCTCGCGGGACAGATTCCCGACGCGCGTTTCGTGCCGCTCGAAAGCGAGAACCATCTGCTGCTCGATACGGAACCCGCCTGGCTGCGTTGGCGCGAAGAAATCAGAAACTTCCTTTCGGCCGACGTCGCCATCGACCCGGTCTTCGCCACGCTCACGCCGCGTGAGCGCGACATTGTCGAATTGATTGCGGGTGGACGCGATAACGCCCAGATTGCCGCGCGGCTCGCACTCAGCGAAAAGACCGTGCGCAATCACATCACGAGCATCTTTGCGAAGCTCGAAGTGGAGAATCGTTCGCAGGCCATCGTGCTTGCCCGCAAGGCGGGTTTCGATTCGCCCGCAGCCTGA